CTTGCGTCCAAATTACACATCCGTATGCTTGTGCCGTAGCCAAAATGATACTATCAGCCATTGGAAGATTGTGCCGCAGACTTAGCTTGGCTGCATTCATGGCGATACCGGCGGTAAGGTCGACAATTTTTCCCTTCTGCATTGCTGCAACGACTTGGAGTGCTTCATTTTCGCCGGACTCTCGAAGGGCGACCTTGAAAACTTCGTAGATCGTGATGACGGGAACAATTAAAGAGGATGTGTCATTGAGGGGAGGTAAGAAGAGTTCCGCATTCGGCCCGTCGGAAAAATATTCCAGCCAACCCGAGGAGTCGAGAATATTCATACCCGATCTTCC
The genomic region above belongs to Desulfobacteraceae bacterium and contains:
- a CDS encoding type II toxin-antitoxin system VapC family toxin — protein: MNILDSSGWLEYFSDGPNAELFLPPLNDTSSLIVPVITIYEVFKVALRESGENEALQVVAAMQKGKIVDLTAGIAMNAAKLSLRHNLPMADSIILATAQAYGCVIWTQDSDFRNIESVKYFSK